In a genomic window of Larus michahellis chromosome 3, bLarMic1.1, whole genome shotgun sequence:
- the ODC1 gene encoding ornithine decarboxylase yields MSNFSSEEFEFTFLDEGFTAKDILDQKINEVSSSDDKDAFYVADLGDIVKKHMRWHKALPRVTPFYAVKCNDSKAVVKTLAVLGAGFDCASKTEIQLVQSIGVSPERIIYANPCKQVSQIKHAASSGVQMMTFDSEVELMKVARAHPKAKLVLRITTDDSKAVCRLSVKFGATLKTSRLLLERAKELDLAIIGVSFHVGSGCTDPETFVQAISDARCVFDMGAELGFNMYLLDIGGGFPGSEDVKLKFEEITGVINPALDKYFPSDSGINIIAEPGRYYVASAFTLAVNIIAKKIVLKEQTGSDDEDDANDKTLMYYVNDGVYGSFNCILYDHAHVKPVLQKRPKPDDSCYSCSIWGPTCDGLDRIVERFNMPELQVGDWILFENMGAYTVAAASTFNGFQRPTIHYVMSRPAWQLMQQIKEQGFLAEVEEQDVASLPLSCAWESGIEYPATCASASINV; encoded by the exons ATGAGTAACTTCAGCAGTGAAGAATTTGAATTCACCTTCCTTGACGAAGGCTTTACTGCCAAGGATATCCTTGaccaaaaaataaatgaagtgtcATCTTCT GATGATAAAGATGCCTTCTACGTTGCTGACCTCGGTGATATTGTAAAGAAGCACATGCGCTGGCATAAAGCCCTTCCTCGGGTAACACCCTTCTATGCCGTAAAATGTAACGACAGCAAAGCTGTAGTGAAGACGCTTGCCGTTCTTGGTGCAGGATTTGATTGCGCCAGTAAG ACGGAAATACAACTGGTACAGAGCATTGGTGTATCTCCTGAGCGAATAATATATGCAAATCCCTGCAAACAAGTATCTCAAATCAAACATGCTGCCAGCAGTGGTGTACAGATGATGACATTTGATAGTGAAGTAGAACTAATGAAAGTTGCAAGGGCCCATCCAAAAGCCAA gTTAGTCTTGCGCATTACAACTGATGACTCCAAAGCAGTTTGTCGTCTGAGTGTTAAGTTTGGAGCTACGCTAAAGACTAGCAGGCTTCTTCTGGAGCGTGCAAAAGAACTTGACCTTGCCATCATTGGAGTTAG TTTCCATGTTGGAAGTGGATGTACAGACCCAGAGACCTTTGTTCAAGCCATTTCTGATGCCCGCTGTGTGTTTGATATGGGA GCTGAACTTGGCTTCAATATGTATCTGCTTGATATTGGTGGTGGCTTCCCTGGCTCTGAAGACGTCAAGCTGAAATTTGAAGAG ATCACAGGTGTAATCAACCCAGCACTGGATAAATACTTTCCTTCCGATTCTGGAATAAATATTATTGCAGAGCCAGGAAGATACTATGTTGCATCAGCTTTCACGCTGGCAGTCAacattattgcaaaaaaaattgtattaaaggAGCAAACAGGTTCTGATG ACGAAGATGATGCAAATGACAAAACTCTTATGTATTATGTGAATGATGGAGTCTATGGATCATTCAACTGCATCTTGTATGATCACGCACATGTTAAACCAGTTCTGCAAAAG CGGCCTAAACCAGATGACAGCTGCTATTCCTGCAGCATATGGGGACCAACATGTGATGGCCTGGATCGTATTGTTGAGCGTTTTAATATGCCAGAGTTGCAAGTTGGTGACTGGATCCTGTTTGAAAACATGGGTGCCTATACTGTTGCAGCAGCTTCTACTTTCAATGGATTCCAGAGGCCAACAATACACTATGTGATGTCAAGACCAGCATG gCAACTAATGCAGCAGATCAAGGAGCAAGGGTTCCTAGCCGAAGTGGAGGAGCAGGATGTTGCTAGTCTGCCACTCTCTTGTGCCTGGGAAAGCGGAATTGAATATCCAGCAACTTGTGCTTCAGCTAGTATTAATGTATAG